The Glycine max cultivar Williams 82 chromosome 3, Glycine_max_v4.0, whole genome shotgun sequence sequence GAACCGTCGATGGCATGCGCGCTATGTATGGAGAAGACTACTATATCTGCAGATTTCAGgttatttctctcattttccttatttttagttttagctaACCCCTCCCTTtgcacataatttaatattcagcAATCGCATAATCTTTGTTTCTGTGAAATGAAGGAAGAATGTAGTATAATGGTAGATCTGATgggaataatatttttcaaactgTGTCACTGCAGAAACCAGGGGAAATGGAGGCTCAGATGGCTCAAGTTGGCACAGAGTATGTTCTCAAAAACATCCTTACAATTCGCAAACCTGGACCTCCAATCTTTCCCAAAGGAGAGTTTGGAACAGGATTAAATCCGAATATGTCTGATGATACCTTACCCTCTTGGCTCACAGACGATGATCTTGCCTATTATGTTTCCAAATATGAGAAATCGGGCTTCACTGGACCCTTGAACTATTACCGAAATATGAACTTGTAAATACTTGTTTGACACTAATCTAAATTATTAATGTTTGAGAAACATGACAGGGAtgacaataattaatatttgtatgtATTTGCAGAAATTGGGAGCTGACGGCACCATGGACTGGAGTGCAAATCCAAGTGGCGGTAAAATACATAACAGGTGAGTTGGACATGGTATACACCTCGCTAGGCATGAAGGAGTATGTCCACAGTGGAGGTTTCAAACAAGATGTGCCCAATTTACAAGTGGTTGTGCAGAAAGGAGTAGCTCACTTCAATAATCTAGAAGCTGCCGAGGAAATCAACAATCACATATACGATTTCATCAACAAGTTTTGATGATCTGAGATTCAGGAACACGGTCACAGGGGTCGTGTAAATTAGTTGAAGTTGCGCTTTAAGGTATCAAGAtatctattttgatttttgatgaGTCCATTATCTGCAGACAACCTCATCCATCCAACCTTGATGCTTTTGTGTAATAATACATTCGTACCTACCCGTTAAAacttcagaaaataaaatttcgATCTTGCCATGCAATCATTAATTAGTTATAGCATATTTCCATCaataaattgttttgaaatatcTGTATTCAGCTTCAAATACGTGGGTATGCTTTGGATATAATTAaccaatttgtttaaatttatttgttaaaaaaacaatttttttttatgtttatctaaactatttttgctttaaaaaaattctacttattttaagaagcatatcttatatgtttattataaaaatacttatataaaaaacacttattttaaaattatttttttaaagtttaaaaaaactataatatcTTATAGCataaagtgagaaaaaaatattttctgtttGACGACCAAGGTTTTTTAGAGTTAATATCTATTCATCTTAAACTCTAGTGAGAGAATAACAACTTTTATAATTATGTCAAATGATTAGAATGAATACTCCTTGTAATTAGATAGGGTATGTTTGGCAAAATTACTAGAACTGTAAGCTTATAAGTTAGATTTTAAGAAGATCAATGATTGGGGAAGAGTAAAGTTTCTTAGAGTTTGATCTTTTCTCATTAAAAGAGTAACCAGTGTtacataagaaatttaaaacgatagttattttgatatttattttttcttttacgtgataattattatgagacaaagagagcaaaaaaaataagaactaaataaataataaattataagtcaactaattaattatattgaaaGAGTTAtgtgatagttttttttttaatagagttATGTGATATCATTCCTTTCATTTATCtagacaaacaaaaaaaaggcagtTTGCATTATCATCCTGcaaacaaaagtaaaattagGTTCAGTAACACCTCTTCATCAGTCCCACACATTTAATTAACTGAATTAAATAACATACCTTTTAGGCTTTAGCAAAATACAAGTGTAAAAGGTCTCCCTAAATTTCTTGCAGTTTTAGACATTCACAACAGGGCCCTAGTCTCATCGTAACATAGAGGCCCATTAAAGCTCACATCTTCCTTAACATCAATAATTGTGATCAGACAATGGTGTAGCACCCATCGTCACTTAAAAATCacccaaatcaaaatcaaaagaaaagggtAATGAAGAAGATAAAAGGGTTTTGAAAAAAGGGCTTGACATATGATGAACACGAGGAAGCCGAGATGGGAAATGGGAGATAACGGTGatgataaagaagaagaagacagtTGCTGAATGTAATTAAGAGAAacgagttaaaaaaaatgttatcgtTGCAATTTTTTCGcttcaaattaaattagttcTTCACTTCTTTGTGACATGGATATGCTCTAGAAGGCCAGCTTGGAGAGAAATATATTGATCAACTAAACTTTGTTACTAATGGATCCAAACGTTCGGTATTAACTTGATCCATGAATTGTTTTTATGGACgattttactatttt is a genomic window containing:
- the LOC100804496 gene encoding bifunctional epoxide hydrolase 2-like isoform 1 (isoform 1 is encoded by transcript variant 1); translation: MEGIEHRTVEVNGIKMHIAEKGEGPVVLFLHGFPELWHCWHNQIVALGSLGYHAVAPDLRGYGDTDAPPSIDSYTCFHIVADLVALIDSLGAEQVFLVAHDWGAIIGWYLCMFRPDKVKAYVCLSVPFIRRNPNVRTVDGMRAMYGEDYYICRFQKPGEMEAQMAQVGTEYVLKNILTIRKPGPPIFPKGEFGTGLNPNMSDDTLPSWLTDDDLAYYVSKYEKSGFTGPLNYYRNMNLNWELTAPWTGVQIQVAVKYITGELDMVYTSLGMKEYVHSGGFKQDVPNLQVVVQKGVAHFNNLEAAEEINNHIYDFINKF